The Oleispira antarctica RB-8 genome contains the following window.
GCGATTGAAAAACCAATCGATGAACAAAATTCGGTAGAGCTGATCGCTTCCGCTTTTTCTAAAGCTTTTTCATAAATTGAAATAGACAGCGGAATGTCGCCCGTAAAGTCAGCTAGCGTTTCCCACTGAACAGGGTGGTCTTTTGATGACCCCTCATTCTCATCACAAATTTGCTTCAGTTCTGCATAGTCATCATCAAATTGAGCTTGATCTTCGCGCTCAACCGCATCCATTAAGCATCCTGCCAACGTATAAACTTGCTTGTATATTTTAGTATTCATGACCATGAGATGACCTTTTACGTATGTAGGCATTAAATTAATCGTAATTATAGCCTGTATGAGCAGTAGGTTAAATGGAGGTAGGGTGTGGTAATAAGATTAATGTGTTATGAATGATCATAAAGTTGTTATGAAAAGTTTGTCTTTTTTTTATACACTGATGTTTCCACTGTAAACATAGCTGAGTAAGAGTCTGATGGCACGTTTAATAGAGATTACAATTCAAGGTAGTACCGCTGTATTGTCAATGAATAGCGCTGAGAATCGCCATAATCCAGAATTTTTAGCTGAATTTAATCAACATCTCGATACGATCGAAGCAGACCAAAAGATTAAGTCGATTGTGCTAACGTCGGCCAGTGACAAGAACTGGTCGTTAGGCATTGATTTAGAATGGATGTCTCAGCCAACGAATACCCCTGAAATCATTGCTGATTTTATGCATGGCGTTACCGGTTTATTAAAGCGCATAGTCACTTTCCCCATGCCTGTCATTGCCGCGTTAAATGGCCACGCTTATGGTAATGGTGCTGTATTAGCTTGTGCGTGTGATTTCCGTTTTATGAAATCAGATAAAGGTTTTTTCTGTTTTCCTGAGGTTGATGTTTTAGTACCTTTTTTTCCATCGATGTTCCCATTAATTAATAAAGCGGTGCCTCAAGCGTTATTTAATCGTTTGGCAATGTCAGGCCAGCGAGTCGATGCGCAGGTATTGCTCGCTCATAAAGTGATCGAAGATGTTTTTGCCAATAACGACGAGTTACAGGCTGGTGTATTAGAGTTTGCTCAAGCGTTTAATAAAAACCGTTGGATTTATGGCCAAAATAAAACGCAAATGAATAAGCATATTTTATTGGCGATAAAAGATGAAGATTCAAACTTTATCGACAATATGAGCAAGATGTTGTGGAAA
Protein-coding sequences here:
- a CDS encoding Enoyl-CoA hydratase/isomerase, with the translated sequence MARLIEITIQGSTAVLSMNSAENRHNPEFLAEFNQHLDTIEADQKIKSIVLTSASDKNWSLGIDLEWMSQPTNTPEIIADFMHGVTGLLKRIVTFPMPVIAALNGHAYGNGAVLACACDFRFMKSDKGFFCFPEVDVLVPFFPSMFPLINKAVPQALFNRLAMSGQRVDAQVLLAHKVIEDVFANNDELQAGVLEFAQAFNKNRWIYGQNKTQMNKHILLAIKDEDSNFIDNMSKMLWKNLQKK